The DNA window CACCGCTCGGGCGAGACGGAGGACACCACCATCGCGGATCTGGCGGTGGCGACCGGCTGCGGTCAGATCAAGACGGGTTCGCTCTCCCGCTCCGACCGCACGGCGAAGTACAACCAACTGATCCGGATCGAGGAGGAGTTGGGCGACTCGGCGCGCTTCGCCGGCCGCTCCGCACTGCGTCGGGCGTGAACAGCGGGCAGAGGTAGCGACCACGCGGGTCCCCCGATCACGATCGGGGGACCCGCTCGCCAGTTGGTGCCGGATCAGGCGTCGTTCGCGCTGTCGGGATGGGACGCGAGGCCGTGAGTCGCGCCCGGGGTGCGGCAGCGCACGGTTTCGACCCGGATTCCATCGATGTTCTCGAGGTTGGCCATCAGGCTCGCCGCCAAACAGTCAAGCCTGACTTTTTCTCAGTCGTGGCTTCGCGATGTATACAATCCAGGCACATAGATCTAGCTGTTCGTCGATGGCTGGGCTAACGTGCGGCCTCACCAGAGCAAGGAGGCGTGCCGTGACTCAACCTCCCAACCCATCCGAGACAGTCGCCCAGGTCGAGCGGTTCGGCTACCGACAGGAACTCAGCCGGACCCTCAGCTTCACCGACCTGCTCATCTACGGACTGATCTTCATGGTGCCGATCGCTCCCTTCGGCATCTTCGGCAGCGTGTACGCCGGCTCCGGCGGCATGGTCGCGCTGGCCTACATCATCGGCATGGTGGCGATGATGTTCACCGCCCTGTCGTACGCGCAGATGGTCCGCGCGTTCCCCATGGCCGGCTCCGTCTACAGCTACACCGGTCGGGGCATCGCACCGCCCGTCGGCTTCCTCGCCGGCTGGGTGATCCTGCTCGACTACGTACTCGTGCCCGGTCTGCTCTACCTGGTGGCCAGCGTGGCCATGCACTCCCTCGTGCCCGGCGTGCCGGTGTGGGCGTGGCTGGCGGCCTTCGTCGTGCTCAACACCGTCGTCAACTACTTCGGCATTCGGATGACCGCCCGGGTCAACCGGGTGATGCTCGCCGCCGAGTTGGTCATCCTGGTGATCTTCCTGGTCGTCGGCGTGATCGCGCTGGCGCAGGGCAAGGGTGCGGGCTTCTCGCTCCAGCCACTGTTCAACGCGGACACCTTCTCCTGGTCGCTGGTCTTCGGCGCGGTGTCGATCGCCGTGCTCTCCTTCCTCGGCTTCGACGGGATCTCCATGCTGGCCGAGGAGAGCCGCGAGGAGGCCCGGCAGATCGGCCGGGCGATGATCGCGGCGCTGCTGCTGGCCGGTGCCCTGTTCGTCGTGCAGACGTGGGTCGCGGCCCTCCTGGTGCCGGACGCGGCCGGCCTGCTCGAGAACGGCGACGCCGAGGGAACCGCGTTCTACGACGCGGCCCGCGTGGCCGGCGAGGGCTGGCTCGCCGGGCTGACCGCCCTGGCCACCGCGATCGCCTGGGGCTTCGCCAACTCCCTGGTAGCCCAGGCCGCGACCTCCCGCCTGCTGTACGCGATGGCCCGCGACCGGCAGATGCCGCGCTTTCTCGCCCGGATCAGCGTGAAACACAAAGTGCCGGTCAACGCCACCCTGCTGGTCGCCGGCATCTCCCTGGCGCTCGGCCTCTACATGGCCAGCCGGGACGACGGCATCTCACTGCTGTCCACACTGGTCAACTTCGGCGCCATGACAGCGTTCCTGGCGTTGCACGTCTCCGTCGTGACCCACTACGTGGTGCGCAGCGGCAGCCGAGACTGGTTGCGGCATCTGGTGGCGCCGGTGATCGGGTTCCTGATCCTG is part of the Micromonospora cremea genome and encodes:
- a CDS encoding APC family permease, whose product is MTQPPNPSETVAQVERFGYRQELSRTLSFTDLLIYGLIFMVPIAPFGIFGSVYAGSGGMVALAYIIGMVAMMFTALSYAQMVRAFPMAGSVYSYTGRGIAPPVGFLAGWVILLDYVLVPGLLYLVASVAMHSLVPGVPVWAWLAAFVVLNTVVNYFGIRMTARVNRVMLAAELVILVIFLVVGVIALAQGKGAGFSLQPLFNADTFSWSLVFGAVSIAVLSFLGFDGISMLAEESREEARQIGRAMIAALLLAGALFVVQTWVAALLVPDAAGLLENGDAEGTAFYDAARVAGEGWLAGLTALATAIAWGFANSLVAQAATSRLLYAMARDRQMPRFLARISVKHKVPVNATLLVAGISLALGLYMASRDDGISLLSTLVNFGAMTAFLALHVSVVTHYVVRSGSRDWLRHLVAPVIGFLILLYVVINAKVAAQVLGFVWLGVGLLVLLAFYLTGRRPALAALVEVPHDSADEPVKEPQ